Proteins from a genomic interval of Pseudoalteromonas sp. MEBiC 03607:
- a CDS encoding amidohydrolase family protein, whose amino-acid sequence MKNALLLGLCSALAACSSTPDERADIVIENAQIIDMQTGAITAKQSLAIRDGIIIKRSDKPLSSQYQSSTFIDAKGQYVMPGLWDMHVHFGGGDELIEENKQLLPLYLAYGVTTVRDAAADLSESVLSWREQVKQGQLVGPTIFTSGPKLEGKGSIWPGDLEVETTAEMHAAMDLLDSMDVDFIKITDSALTPELYLKAVKEVKKRGYQISGHIPFSLSVTDVSKAGLDAIEHMTYMLKAAAKNEADISAKVASKELSYRTALPIITAQFDEPTAIDKFTVLANNNTAVVPTLIGGKITAYIDEDNHQDDAYLDYLGKGLKATYQWRVDRANKDTPAQIKQRKERFIKTAQLLPIAQQAGVSIIAGTDAGFLNSYIYPGLSLHQELSIFTEYGLTPLQTLQAATLAGPKFLNKQQQYGALTEGKVADLILLSENPLIDIRNTQTLKGVVSHSTFYDSNALELLKQQAKAFVASQP is encoded by the coding sequence ATGAAAAACGCTTTACTTTTAGGACTTTGCTCAGCTTTAGCTGCATGTTCATCAACCCCAGATGAGCGCGCCGATATCGTGATAGAAAACGCCCAAATTATTGATATGCAAACTGGGGCTATCACAGCAAAGCAATCACTTGCCATTCGCGATGGGATCATCATCAAACGTAGTGATAAACCTTTAAGTAGCCAATATCAAAGCTCAACATTTATTGATGCAAAAGGTCAGTATGTAATGCCAGGTTTATGGGATATGCATGTCCATTTTGGCGGTGGTGATGAGCTTATTGAAGAGAATAAACAGCTACTGCCACTGTATTTAGCCTATGGCGTAACAACCGTTCGTGATGCTGCGGCTGATTTGAGTGAATCTGTACTTAGCTGGCGTGAACAAGTAAAACAAGGTCAGTTAGTGGGCCCAACTATTTTTACCTCTGGTCCGAAATTAGAAGGTAAAGGGTCTATTTGGCCCGGTGATTTAGAAGTAGAAACAACCGCAGAAATGCATGCTGCAATGGATCTGTTAGACAGCATGGACGTCGATTTTATCAAAATTACCGACAGCGCTTTAACGCCTGAGCTTTATCTTAAGGCAGTAAAAGAGGTTAAAAAACGGGGTTACCAAATTTCAGGTCATATCCCATTTTCGTTGTCTGTAACTGATGTTTCTAAGGCGGGTCTTGATGCGATTGAGCATATGACCTATATGCTTAAAGCTGCAGCTAAAAACGAAGCAGATATTTCCGCAAAGGTTGCCTCAAAAGAGCTAAGTTATCGCACTGCACTGCCCATTATCACCGCGCAGTTTGATGAACCAACAGCCATTGATAAATTTACAGTTCTTGCCAACAATAACACCGCCGTGGTGCCGACCTTGATTGGTGGCAAAATAACGGCTTACATTGATGAAGACAATCATCAAGACGATGCCTATTTAGATTATTTAGGTAAAGGTTTAAAAGCAACTTATCAGTGGCGAGTTGATAGAGCTAACAAAGACACCCCTGCACAAATCAAACAGCGCAAAGAGCGTTTTATTAAAACCGCCCAGTTACTCCCTATCGCCCAACAAGCAGGTGTGAGCATTATTGCAGGCACAGATGCGGGCTTTTTAAATTCGTATATTTATCCGGGGCTTTCTTTGCACCAAGAACTGAGTATTTTTACTGAATATGGCCTAACACCACTGCAAACACTGCAAGCTGCAACTCTGGCGGGGCCTAAGTTTTTAAATAAACAACAGCAATACGGTGCCCTTACCGAAGGCAAAGTAGCCGATCTCATTTTACTTTCAGAAAACCCACTTATTGATATTCGTAACACACAAACACTAAAGGGTGTTGTCTCGCACAGCACGTTTTACGATAGCAACGCACTCGAGCTATTAAAGCAACAAGCAAAAGCCTTTGTTGCCAGCCAACCCTAA
- a CDS encoding mechanosensitive ion channel domain-containing protein: MTFADLQSALSFVLFTYNDVQITVLKVIQVPLVLFLMWFVVTWIGRLIKKALLAKNLGPDTVHLFTRIYLVVTIAVLVFTSLEVLNIPLTAFAFVSGAIAIGVGFGAQNIINNFISGWILMWERPIRIGDFLEVGTAKGVVETINTRSTRIRRNDGVHMLVPNSHLLENTVTNWTLIDRNARSFVNVGVAYGSDVVLVEKLMKQILDEHPAILKTPASSVLFDDFADSSLTFSAIFWVCAESEAPLRQVRSELRFSIYKVFAENNITIAFPQRDIHIDGEIALTRRNSQK, from the coding sequence ATGACCTTTGCTGATCTGCAATCTGCATTATCGTTTGTGTTGTTCACCTATAACGATGTGCAAATTACCGTACTTAAAGTAATTCAAGTGCCTCTGGTGCTGTTTTTAATGTGGTTTGTGGTCACATGGATAGGTCGATTAATTAAAAAAGCATTGTTGGCAAAAAACCTAGGGCCAGACACAGTTCATTTATTCACCCGTATTTACCTTGTTGTAACCATCGCGGTGCTGGTGTTTACTTCACTTGAGGTACTCAATATTCCGCTGACGGCGTTTGCATTTGTCTCTGGTGCCATTGCAATCGGTGTTGGTTTTGGTGCGCAAAACATTATCAATAACTTTATTAGTGGTTGGATATTAATGTGGGAGCGACCAATTCGTATTGGTGATTTTTTAGAAGTGGGTACAGCAAAAGGAGTGGTTGAAACAATTAATACTCGTTCAACGCGTATTCGCCGTAACGATGGTGTGCACATGCTAGTACCAAATAGTCACTTGCTAGAGAATACTGTAACAAACTGGACCTTGATTGACCGTAATGCTCGTTCATTTGTGAATGTTGGTGTTGCTTATGGTTCAGACGTGGTGTTAGTTGAAAAGCTGATGAAGCAAATTCTTGATGAGCATCCTGCCATTTTAAAAACACCGGCATCATCCGTATTATTTGATGACTTTGCAGATAGCTCTTTAACTTTTAGCGCTATTTTTTGGGTGTGTGCCGAATCAGAAGCACCGCTTCGCCAAGTGCGTAGTGAACTGCGTTTTAGCATTTATAAAGTATTTGCTGAAAACAACATTACCATTGCTTTCCCACAGCGCGATATTCATATCGATGGTGAAATTGCCCTAACAAGGCGTAATAGTCAAAAATAA
- a CDS encoding mechanosensitive ion channel domain-containing protein, protein MKSCANKFPLYLASLSVWLLTLFFNPVFATTPEVTVKSLIDKDSKEQQEEKKSPLQVEEVTTTVADPSVEQDDDQPFDVFDRLTPRSAMQGYLKAARNRDFERAKNYLDYRNLPQEVLAVGQLQLAENLSVVLDRTLWVDVDSLSNKPKGKQKEDVPSYRDLVGEIKTSEGKVQVLLQLVPDEKTGNRIWKISNATVSQIPLLTKEFGYNLIGEWLYKHLPDLEFLGVMLWQWIYFAFSFVLFLVAAIVITRLITFVLGHKKVAVEDDVLSFVNGPICLLLAVLLSRSLSDQSNVTIAVMALFHGATVLLIAWGWVCLRAVDLAKHRLSQRFINQDKPQAVFLLRPVSNVVKTTIVISLLFVWFENLGFNATTLLAGLGIGGLAIALAAQKTVENIIAAITIYISAPVKIGSLCKFGNHLGTIEEIGLRATRIRTLDRSVIYVANAKFIDMQLENISERERISYRPKLMLSANTQQQNLQAFMTALRELLEQHQHIAFEPCRVRFKGFTPWALQIDVLSYVETVDFAFYMEVIEELNLAILGLLNEHNCELANPEFARVGE, encoded by the coding sequence GTGAAGAGTTGCGCTAACAAGTTTCCGCTATATTTAGCCAGTTTATCGGTGTGGTTATTGACATTGTTTTTTAACCCAGTATTCGCTACAACACCTGAAGTAACCGTGAAATCGCTCATCGATAAAGATAGCAAAGAACAGCAAGAAGAAAAAAAGTCCCCCCTTCAAGTTGAAGAAGTAACAACCACTGTCGCTGACCCCAGCGTTGAACAAGATGATGATCAGCCATTTGATGTCTTTGATCGACTCACCCCACGAAGTGCCATGCAAGGTTACTTAAAAGCTGCTCGAAACCGTGACTTTGAACGTGCGAAAAATTACCTTGATTACAGAAACCTGCCGCAAGAGGTGCTAGCTGTAGGTCAATTACAACTTGCAGAGAACCTTTCAGTCGTGCTTGATCGCACGTTGTGGGTAGATGTAGATAGCTTAAGTAATAAACCCAAAGGGAAGCAAAAAGAAGATGTGCCAAGCTATCGCGACTTAGTGGGAGAAATTAAAACATCTGAAGGAAAAGTGCAGGTTTTATTACAGCTTGTGCCAGATGAAAAAACAGGTAATCGGATCTGGAAAATCTCTAACGCAACCGTTAGTCAAATACCTCTTTTAACCAAGGAGTTTGGCTATAACTTGATTGGGGAATGGTTATATAAGCATTTGCCTGATTTAGAATTTTTAGGCGTAATGTTATGGCAATGGATTTATTTTGCTTTTTCATTTGTATTGTTTTTAGTTGCAGCGATTGTCATTACTCGGCTAATTACTTTTGTGCTTGGACATAAAAAGGTAGCGGTTGAAGACGACGTCTTGAGCTTTGTAAATGGTCCTATTTGTTTATTACTTGCAGTATTACTGTCACGTTCATTAAGTGATCAGTCTAATGTCACTATTGCGGTGATGGCTCTATTTCATGGTGCAACTGTGTTACTTATTGCCTGGGGCTGGGTGTGTTTGCGCGCTGTTGATTTAGCAAAGCATAGGTTAAGCCAACGCTTTATAAATCAAGATAAACCACAAGCTGTATTTTTATTGAGACCTGTTAGCAATGTTGTAAAAACGACGATCGTTATTTCGTTGCTATTTGTGTGGTTTGAGAATCTAGGCTTCAATGCAACAACCTTATTAGCAGGTTTAGGCATTGGCGGCCTTGCCATTGCTTTGGCTGCGCAAAAAACAGTCGAGAACATTATAGCGGCTATTACAATTTACATTTCGGCTCCGGTTAAAATTGGTAGTTTGTGCAAATTTGGTAATCATCTTGGTACGATTGAAGAAATAGGGCTAAGGGCTACGCGTATCCGCACCCTTGATCGCTCTGTTATATATGTTGCTAATGCTAAATTTATTGATATGCAGCTTGAGAATATTTCTGAGCGTGAGCGTATTTCTTATCGACCTAAACTGATGCTTAGCGCTAATACCCAACAGCAAAACTTACAAGCTTTTATGACAGCCCTTCGTGAGCTTTTAGAGCAGCACCAGCATATTGCATTTGAACCTTGTAGAGTGCGTTTTAAAGGGTTTACACCTTGGGCTTTACAAATTGATGTACTAAGCTACGTAGAAACGGTTGACTTTGCATTTTATATGGAAGTAATTGAAGAGTTAAACCTTGCTATTCTAGGATTATTAAATGAGCATAATTGTGAATTGGCTAATCCAGAATTCGCGCGCGTTGGTGAATAG
- a CDS encoding DUF308 domain-containing protein — MQISSSLIPHWSSLLIHGAIAIIFGLCGWFAPQASLAVLMFIFAAYFFVDGSIRTWLAIASKKDNPLWWMLLIGGLISIAAALVTLFAPNVTAILMLYFIAAWAIAIGVIEIAIASKLRKEITNEWLLIGSGIISIIFGGYLMFNPGAGIITLLWLVASYAIVFGIMMVLLAFKLKKLNEQA, encoded by the coding sequence ATGCAGATCTCAAGTTCACTGATCCCTCATTGGTCATCTTTACTTATTCATGGGGCTATCGCCATTATCTTTGGTTTATGTGGTTGGTTTGCACCTCAAGCCTCTTTAGCCGTATTAATGTTTATATTTGCCGCTTACTTCTTTGTAGATGGTTCCATTCGAACCTGGCTTGCAATTGCATCTAAAAAAGACAACCCGCTTTGGTGGATGCTATTAATAGGTGGCTTGATATCAATTGCCGCAGCACTCGTTACTCTGTTTGCACCGAATGTGACTGCTATTTTAATGTTGTACTTTATTGCTGCGTGGGCAATTGCTATAGGGGTAATTGAAATTGCAATAGCCAGCAAACTTCGTAAAGAGATAACTAACGAATGGCTGCTAATTGGCAGCGGTATTATTTCAATTATCTTTGGTGGTTACCTGATGTTTAACCCGGGTGCGGGCATAATTACCCTACTTTGGCTAGTTGCAAGCTATGCCATCGTGTTTGGTATTATGATGGTGTTGCTAGCCTTCAAGCTTAAAAAACTTAATGAACAAGCATAA
- a CDS encoding M3 family metallopeptidase, which translates to MRKTLVATTIASVLLLSACSSQQADTQTQVETAAETQTANVENILFKPSPLQYMAPEFDKLSTKDYEPAFEAGIAQQKAEIAKIANNPEPATFENTLVAMEYSGELLDRASAAFFNLSGLISDSEYQRIAAKMAPIMSAHTDDIYLNKALFARVQSIYDNKSSLNAEDQRLVDYYYKKFVNAGAKLTEAEKAKMREINAELAKLSTMFSQNILKSFKEDVILVKDKSELAGLSEGEIASLAAAAKKAGKEGYMITLVNTTRQPILQSLENRKLREKIWTTSATRAQATNGPIIIKETKLRAEKAALLGYKDWASYVMTNRMAQTTENVYGILDDLAPKAVAKAEAEAEQIQQVIKKSGETFALQPWDWAFYAEKVRQQKYDLDPALVKPYFEMQSVIHDGLFFAMNKLYGITFKERKDLPVYHEDVMVFEVFNEDGSAIGLFYMDPYAREGKRGGAWMSAYVSQSGLKGTKPVIYNAQNIPKPAEGQPTLMTFSEVTTMFHEFGHAVHGLFSDVKYPSLAGTATARDFVEFPSQANEDWNIEPTVLANYAKHYKTGEPIPKELLAKVLESQKFNQGFDTTEYLAAALLDMEWHSFGVDADITDVQKFEHDALDKHGIAYYPVPPRYKSCYFSHTFAGGYSAGYYAYLWTEVFAADAFAHMTEQGGLTRENGDNFRKEILSKGNSRDLMQSYIEFRGQKPTTDALLKRRGLVE; encoded by the coding sequence ATGCGTAAAACCTTAGTAGCAACCACCATTGCTAGTGTTCTTTTATTATCTGCTTGTAGTTCACAACAAGCTGACACTCAAACTCAAGTTGAAACAGCCGCTGAAACACAAACAGCCAATGTTGAAAATATTCTTTTTAAGCCAAGCCCTTTACAGTACATGGCACCAGAGTTTGATAAGCTTTCGACTAAAGACTATGAGCCAGCGTTTGAAGCAGGGATCGCACAACAAAAAGCTGAAATTGCAAAGATTGCAAATAACCCAGAGCCAGCAACATTCGAAAATACCCTTGTTGCAATGGAATACTCGGGTGAATTATTAGACCGCGCTTCTGCGGCATTTTTTAATTTATCGGGTTTAATCTCTGACAGTGAGTACCAACGTATCGCCGCGAAAATGGCGCCGATTATGTCAGCTCACACTGATGACATTTACTTAAACAAAGCTTTATTTGCTCGCGTACAAAGCATTTACGACAACAAATCGTCACTAAATGCTGAAGATCAACGCCTTGTTGATTACTACTACAAAAAATTCGTTAACGCGGGTGCAAAACTAACTGAAGCTGAAAAAGCAAAAATGCGTGAAATAAACGCAGAGCTTGCCAAGCTTTCAACGATGTTTTCACAAAACATCTTAAAATCATTTAAAGAAGATGTGATTTTAGTTAAAGATAAAAGCGAGTTAGCAGGTTTATCTGAAGGCGAAATCGCAAGCCTTGCAGCAGCAGCCAAAAAAGCAGGTAAAGAAGGCTACATGATCACACTAGTGAACACGACTCGCCAACCTATCTTACAAAGCCTTGAAAACCGCAAGCTACGTGAAAAAATTTGGACTACATCTGCAACGCGTGCCCAAGCGACAAATGGCCCTATTATCATTAAAGAAACCAAGTTACGTGCAGAAAAAGCAGCATTACTTGGCTATAAAGATTGGGCTTCATATGTGATGACTAACCGTATGGCACAAACAACTGAAAACGTTTACGGCATTCTTGATGATTTAGCGCCAAAAGCGGTTGCTAAAGCAGAAGCAGAAGCAGAACAAATCCAGCAAGTAATCAAAAAATCAGGTGAAACGTTTGCACTACAGCCATGGGACTGGGCGTTTTATGCTGAAAAAGTTCGTCAACAGAAGTACGACTTAGACCCAGCTTTAGTTAAGCCTTATTTTGAAATGCAGTCAGTGATCCATGACGGCCTATTCTTTGCGATGAATAAACTTTATGGCATTACGTTCAAAGAGCGTAAAGATCTGCCTGTTTATCACGAAGACGTGATGGTGTTTGAAGTATTCAATGAAGACGGTAGCGCTATCGGCCTGTTCTATATGGACCCTTATGCACGTGAAGGTAAACGAGGTGGTGCATGGATGAGCGCCTATGTTAGCCAAAGCGGTTTAAAAGGCACCAAGCCTGTGATCTACAACGCACAGAACATTCCTAAGCCAGCTGAAGGTCAACCAACACTCATGACTTTCTCTGAAGTAACAACGATGTTCCATGAATTTGGTCATGCTGTACACGGTTTATTCTCTGATGTTAAATACCCAAGCTTAGCGGGTACAGCGACTGCACGTGACTTTGTTGAATTCCCTTCACAAGCAAACGAAGACTGGAATATTGAACCGACAGTACTTGCAAACTACGCCAAGCACTACAAAACAGGTGAGCCAATTCCAAAAGAGTTACTTGCAAAAGTACTTGAGTCACAAAAGTTCAACCAAGGCTTCGATACTACTGAGTACTTAGCGGCGGCACTGCTTGATATGGAATGGCACTCATTTGGTGTTGATGCTGATATCACTGACGTACAAAAGTTTGAACATGATGCATTAGACAAGCACGGTATCGCGTACTACCCAGTACCACCACGTTATAAGTCTTGCTACTTTAGCCACACTTTTGCTGGGGGTTACTCAGCTGGTTACTACGCTTATCTTTGGACTGAAGTATTCGCAGCAGATGCGTTTGCACACATGACTGAACAAGGTGGTTTAACACGCGAAAATGGTGACAATTTCCGTAAAGAGATTTTATCTAAAGGTAACAGCCGCGACTTAATGCAAAGCTATATTGAGTTCCGTGGTCAAAAACCAACTACAGACGCACTATTAAAGCGTCGTGGTTTAGTTGAATAA
- a CDS encoding glycerophosphodiester phosphodiesterase family protein — protein sequence MRALVLCCLVFIIQGCKSLPEEQAVQVGARPYYLIDNMPDGPLKQQLAACGNGPFYKTDFVIGHRGAPMQFPEHSKESYLAAARMGAGVLECDVAFTKDKQLVCRHSQCDLHTTTNILAIPELAAKCSQPFTPAKDGQPAQAKCCTSDITQAEFLTLKAKMDGANTSAKTVAEYIQGTPSWRTDLYANSGTVMTHQQSIELFKSLGVKMTPELKSPEVSMPFNGFSQQDYAQKMLDEYRALGVNSQDVYPQSFNLEDVKYWLNNHPEFANNSIYLDGRDEQAHFNAMDETTWQPSMQALYNDGVRIIAPPMWMLLSLDESGKIVPSLYAIKAKQAGLNIITWSLERSGPLDNGGGYYYQSIASVIKQDGQMMNVIDVLAKQVGVMAIFSDWPATLTYYASCMQYPASKN from the coding sequence ATGCGCGCACTGGTTTTATGTTGTTTAGTTTTCATTATTCAAGGTTGTAAGAGTCTGCCTGAGGAGCAGGCAGTGCAAGTTGGCGCTAGGCCTTACTATTTAATCGACAATATGCCTGATGGGCCTTTAAAGCAGCAACTTGCGGCATGCGGTAATGGCCCTTTTTACAAAACTGATTTTGTCATTGGTCATCGCGGCGCCCCCATGCAGTTTCCTGAGCACAGCAAAGAGTCATATTTAGCTGCTGCAAGAATGGGCGCTGGCGTACTTGAATGTGACGTCGCCTTTACAAAAGACAAACAACTCGTGTGTCGTCATTCACAGTGTGATTTACACACTACTACCAACATTTTAGCGATTCCTGAGCTCGCAGCAAAATGCAGCCAACCTTTTACTCCGGCCAAAGACGGCCAACCAGCTCAGGCTAAATGCTGCACCAGCGATATCACCCAAGCTGAGTTTTTAACCCTAAAAGCTAAAATGGATGGCGCCAATACAAGTGCCAAAACGGTCGCAGAATATATACAAGGCACACCAAGCTGGCGCACTGATTTATACGCAAACAGTGGCACCGTAATGACCCACCAGCAAAGCATTGAGTTATTTAAATCACTAGGTGTAAAAATGACGCCCGAGCTAAAAAGCCCAGAAGTCAGCATGCCATTTAACGGTTTTAGCCAGCAAGATTATGCGCAAAAAATGCTTGATGAGTATCGAGCTTTAGGTGTGAATAGCCAAGATGTTTATCCGCAATCATTTAATCTTGAAGATGTGAAGTATTGGCTAAACAATCACCCTGAATTTGCAAACAACAGTATTTATCTTGATGGCAGAGATGAGCAAGCACACTTTAATGCCATGGATGAAACAACTTGGCAGCCATCAATGCAGGCTCTGTATAACGATGGAGTACGCATTATCGCACCGCCAATGTGGATGCTTTTAAGCCTTGATGAGTCAGGTAAAATTGTGCCTTCACTTTATGCTATTAAAGCTAAACAAGCCGGGCTGAACATCATTACTTGGAGTTTAGAGCGCTCTGGTCCATTAGATAATGGCGGGGGTTATTATTACCAGTCAATTGCCAGCGTGATTAAACAAGATGGACAAATGATGAATGTAATAGACGTCCTTGCTAAGCAAGTGGGTGTGATGGCCATTTTCTCTGACTGGCCTGCTACTCTTACCTATTACGCAAGCTGTATGCAGTACCCTGCCTCAAAAAATTAG
- a CDS encoding carboxylate/amino acid/amine transporter → MTYLFAVTLLWAFSFSLIGVYLAGQVDAWFSVLMRIGLATCVFLPFLHWRKTPKALALKLMAIGAVQLGVMYSFYYHSFLYLSVPEVLLFTVMTPLYITLLNDLLEKRFNAKFLFAAMLAILGAVAIRYEGVDENYLIGMLMVQAANICFATGQVTYKRLMQDEQLHHSRVFAWFFIGALIVALICYGLFGDTSKLPTTTTQWGVLIYLGTIASGLGYFAWNKGATIVNVGALAVMNNLLIPAGIIVNIVIWNRDADIIKLAIGAAIILLALIINQKLNKTAME, encoded by the coding sequence ATGACCTACTTATTTGCTGTAACCCTGCTTTGGGCCTTTTCGTTTAGTCTTATTGGTGTTTATTTAGCAGGCCAAGTGGATGCATGGTTTAGTGTGTTAATGCGCATTGGCTTGGCAACTTGCGTGTTTTTGCCCTTTTTACACTGGCGTAAAACCCCTAAAGCCTTAGCACTAAAGCTCATGGCAATAGGCGCAGTACAACTTGGTGTGATGTACAGCTTTTATTACCATTCGTTTTTGTACCTTAGCGTGCCCGAGGTACTGCTATTCACGGTAATGACGCCACTTTACATCACTTTGTTAAACGATTTGCTTGAAAAGCGTTTTAATGCCAAGTTTTTATTCGCCGCAATGCTAGCTATTTTAGGTGCCGTTGCTATTCGCTATGAAGGCGTCGATGAAAACTATCTCATTGGTATGTTAATGGTGCAGGCTGCTAATATTTGCTTTGCTACCGGTCAAGTAACTTACAAACGTTTAATGCAAGATGAGCAACTCCACCACTCTCGGGTGTTTGCTTGGTTCTTCATTGGCGCTTTAATTGTCGCACTAATTTGTTACGGCTTATTTGGTGATACCAGTAAGCTGCCCACCACTACTACACAATGGGGCGTGTTAATTTACTTAGGCACGATTGCTTCAGGGCTTGGTTATTTCGCTTGGAATAAGGGCGCGACCATCGTCAATGTAGGTGCGCTGGCAGTAATGAATAATCTACTGATCCCAGCAGGGATCATCGTTAACATTGTTATTTGGAACCGTGATGCTGATATCATCAAGCTTGCCATTGGCGCAGCGATTATCTTATTAGCACTTATTATAAATCAGAAACTTAATAAAACTGCCATGGAGTAA
- a CDS encoding LysR family transcriptional regulator, translating into MKVSFEQLKSMVVFAHIVQQGSLTKAAQQLGLSRAVVSYHLKKLEQQLKLTLLNRSTRTMTLTEAGMAYYERCQAITEHAEAANLHLENLKSEPVGVIKLSCPVNVGLQLVVPALAQFKRLYPKIDIDLQLSDDVVDIIKEGYDLAIRGVALESSNLQATKFASLATCICGSVDYFTKYPIPKSIADLAEHTWVVYQPSSAIVTLEKDKRRYEVPVSGGISTNNAAARTAFVEAGHGLAKIPVYDALPRIKAGLLRTILDDYKTADIELYGVFPPGAAGSKKLRVLLDYLKDYFTNQVATMTI; encoded by the coding sequence ATGAAAGTATCGTTTGAGCAATTAAAAAGCATGGTGGTGTTTGCCCATATTGTGCAGCAAGGCAGCTTAACTAAAGCGGCTCAACAACTTGGTTTATCAAGGGCCGTTGTCAGTTACCACTTAAAGAAATTAGAACAGCAATTAAAGCTGACGTTACTTAATCGCTCAACGCGCACCATGACCCTCACCGAAGCAGGGATGGCTTATTACGAACGTTGTCAGGCTATCACTGAGCATGCTGAGGCTGCTAACTTACATCTTGAAAACTTAAAGAGTGAGCCCGTTGGGGTTATTAAATTGAGTTGTCCGGTGAATGTTGGCTTACAACTTGTGGTACCGGCACTGGCTCAGTTTAAGCGTTTGTATCCAAAAATTGATATCGATTTACAGCTCAGTGATGATGTGGTTGATATCATCAAAGAGGGCTATGACTTAGCGATTAGAGGCGTAGCCCTTGAGAGCTCAAATCTACAAGCCACTAAGTTTGCAAGTCTGGCGACCTGCATATGTGGCTCAGTCGATTACTTTACAAAATACCCTATACCAAAGAGCATTGCCGATTTAGCTGAGCATACGTGGGTGGTGTATCAACCAAGTAGTGCCATTGTCACACTCGAAAAAGATAAACGCCGCTATGAGGTGCCTGTTAGTGGTGGCATAAGTACCAATAATGCTGCTGCGCGAACAGCTTTTGTTGAAGCTGGGCATGGTTTAGCGAAGATCCCTGTTTATGATGCACTGCCAAGGATCAAAGCGGGATTGTTACGGACAATCTTAGATGATTACAAAACCGCAGATATTGAACTTTATGGCGTATTCCCGCCAGGGGCGGCGGGAAGTAAAAAGCTGCGGGTTTTACTTGATTACTTGAAGGATTATTTTACTAATCAAGTAGCTACTATGACGATTTAA
- a CDS encoding dienelactone hydrolase family protein — protein MIIQHHSHDIATNTGAMRTSIYRPVEEGKYPCVIFYSEIFQETAPIARSAAILAGHGFVVLVPEVFHELNPIGTVLAYDDAGKDKGNADKWAKPLESHDSDTDALIAFARQQDYCTGNVGAMGVCIGGHLAYRAALNPSIKAAFCLYATDIHSDTLPAQAGNNSFERMADIKGEIHFIWGKQDPHVPKEGRLKIYQQAVATGINYQWQEVNAQHAFMRDEGDRYDPALAISMYQQAVALFNRTLV, from the coding sequence ATGATTATTCAGCACCATAGCCACGACATAGCGACCAACACAGGCGCAATGCGCACCAGCATTTATCGTCCTGTAGAAGAAGGTAAATACCCGTGTGTTATTTTCTATTCTGAGATCTTCCAAGAAACAGCGCCGATTGCGCGCTCTGCTGCAATACTTGCTGGTCATGGCTTTGTCGTATTAGTGCCAGAAGTTTTTCATGAGTTAAATCCTATTGGAACGGTACTTGCCTACGATGATGCAGGTAAAGACAAAGGCAATGCCGACAAATGGGCAAAACCGCTTGAGAGCCATGACTCAGATACTGACGCTTTAATTGCATTTGCGCGTCAGCAAGATTACTGCACAGGAAATGTAGGTGCCATGGGCGTATGTATTGGTGGTCACCTCGCGTACCGCGCTGCATTAAACCCAAGTATCAAGGCCGCTTTTTGTTTATACGCGACAGATATACACAGCGATACCTTGCCTGCACAAGCGGGTAATAACTCGTTTGAGCGCATGGCAGATATTAAAGGTGAAATTCATTTTATTTGGGGTAAACAAGACCCACATGTACCAAAAGAAGGCCGCCTTAAAATTTACCAACAAGCGGTGGCAACAGGAATTAATTACCAGTGGCAAGAGGTTAACGCCCAACATGCCTTTATGCGCGACGAAGGCGACCGATACGACCCAGCCCTTGCCATCAGCATGTATCAACAAGCCGTTGCTTTATTTAACCGCACGCTTGTTTAA